The sequence TCTCGCGGACGTATCCGATCGTCTCCTCGACCTGGGCCGCATTGACGTCGAGATGGGTGCAGGCGCGGATGCGGCCGTCCATCATCGCGAGCGTCACGCCGCGCTGGCGCAGTGCCGCGACCATCTTGTCGCCGGGAATGCCGGCGCCGTCGGGCTTGAAGAACACCAGATTGGTCTCGGGCTCCTGCACCTCGATGCCGGAGATCTGCGACAGCCCGCGCGCGAGTGCGCGCGCATTGGCGTGGTCGTCGGCGAGGCGCTCGACGTGATGGTCGAGCGCGTAGATGCAGGCAGCGGCGCAGATGCCGGCCTGCCGCATCGAGCCGCCGAGGCGCTGCTTCCATTGCCACACCGCATCGATGAAGGCGCGCGAGCCCGCAAGCACGCCACCGATCGGCGCGCCCAGGCCCTTGGAGAAATCGATCCAGGCCGAATCCCAGCCCGCCGTCATGTCACGCGGGGAGATGCCGCTGGCGACGGTGGCATTGAGGAGACGTGCACCGTCCATGTGGGTGACGAGGCCGTGTTGCTTCGCGATCGCGACGATCTCGTCGAGCGCGGCCTTCTTCCAGATCGTGCCGCCGCCGATATTGGCGGTCTGCTCGACGCTGACGACGGTCTGCGGCGGCTGGTAGCGCGTGCGCGGATGCAGCGCCTTGCGAAAGGTCTCCGGCGTGAACTGGCCGTCGGGACCCTTGAGCTGCGTCACCTGGAAGCCGCCGATCGCGGCATGCGCGCCGCCTTCGCGGGCGATGATGTGCGCGGTCTCGTGCGCCAAAATCTCGTCGCCGGGACGGCAATGCACCAGCGTCGCGGTGACGTTGCACATCGTGCCCGACGGCATGTAGACCGCAGCCTCCTTGCCGAGCAGATCCGCCACGCGCTCGCACAGCGCATTCACGGTCGGATCGTCGCCGACCTGCTCATCGCCGACCTCGGCCCGCGCCATCGCCTCGCGCATCCCCGCGGTCGGCTTGGTCTGCGTGTCCGAGAGCAGATTGATGCGCACCGTCGGCGCCTTGGGATCGATCGGGGGAGGGGTGTAGAGCATCACAAACCGTGTTTCTTCCACATGGCGCGAACTTCGTCGGCACTCGCTAACTCGCCGCGGGCGATTTCAGCTTCTGCCTCTCTTAAGTCGGCCTCTTCCATTGTTGTTAGCTTCAGAGGAGATCGATCATCTACCTTGTCAAAGGTCTCGTCGAGGGGACGCGTCATGATCAAGCTCCATCGCTCGCAACTGTAGCACACGAGGATCGCGAGATGGAGTGGTGGCCTCAAACGAAAAGGCCCCGGAAAACCGGGGCCTTTGAAGATCGTCCTGTCGAACTATCAGCGCGAATAGAATTCGACGACCAGATGGGGCTCCATCTGCACCGGGAACGGCACGTCGGAGAGGCCGGGGATGCGCGAGTACTTCGCGGTCATCTTGCCATGATCGACTTCGAGATAATCGGGAACGTCGCGCTCGGGAAGCTGGCTGGCTTCGAGCACATGGGCGAGCTGCTTGGAGGCTTCCTTGACCTCGATCACGTCGCCGACCTTGAGCTGGTAGCTCGAGATGTTGACCTTGCGGCCGTTCACCTTGATGTGGCCGTGGTTGATGAACTGGCGGGCGGCGAAGATCGTCGAGACGAACTTGGCGCGGTACACGACCGCGTCGAGACGGCGCTCCAGGAGGCCGATCAGGTTCTCGCCGGTGTCACCCTTGAGGCGGCTCGCCTCGACATAGATGCCGTGGAACTGCCGCTCGGAAATGTTGGCGTAGTAGCCCTTCAGCTTCTGCTTGGCGCG is a genomic window of Bradyrhizobium sp. CB1717 containing:
- the rpsD gene encoding 30S ribosomal protein S4 encodes the protein MTKRSEAKYKIDRRMGQNIWGRPKSPVNRREYGPGQHGQRRKGKLSDFGVQLRAKQKLKGYYANISERQFHGIYVEASRLKGDTGENLIGLLERRLDAVVYRAKFVSTIFAARQFINHGHIKVNGRKVNISSYQLKVGDVIEVKEASKQLAHVLEASQLPERDVPDYLEVDHGKMTAKYSRIPGLSDVPFPVQMEPHLVVEFYSR
- a CDS encoding threonine aldolase family protein produces the protein MLYTPPPIDPKAPTVRINLLSDTQTKPTAGMREAMARAEVGDEQVGDDPTVNALCERVADLLGKEAAVYMPSGTMCNVTATLVHCRPGDEILAHETAHIIAREGGAHAAIGGFQVTQLKGPDGQFTPETFRKALHPRTRYQPPQTVVSVEQTANIGGGTIWKKAALDEIVAIAKQHGLVTHMDGARLLNATVASGISPRDMTAGWDSAWIDFSKGLGAPIGGVLAGSRAFIDAVWQWKQRLGGSMRQAGICAAACIYALDHHVERLADDHANARALARGLSQISGIEVQEPETNLVFFKPDGAGIPGDKMVAALRQRGVTLAMMDGRIRACTHLDVNAAQVEETIGYVREIVRGA